From the Pseudoalteromonas tunicata genome, one window contains:
- the astB gene encoding N-succinylarginine dihydrolase, translating to MHYYEVNFDGLVGPSHNYAGLSFGNVASQKNATNIANPKQAALQGLAKMKAMHDEGLVQGVFAPHARPDLRTLRQLGFTGTDSYILNQVSRQAPHLLKACYSASSMWTANAATVSSSSDCDDNKVHFTAANLANKFHRAIEAPTTERLLKAMFNNEDSFAHHSALPSGVHFSDEGAANHMRLCDTHGHQGLNLFVYGTSSFDPSSPKPSRYPARQSLEASQAIARLHQLSESQTLFIQQNPNVIDAGVFHNDVIAVANENVMLFHEHAFLNSDEVISQITNAFQGQRPLHLIEVKEHHVGINDAVGSYLFNSQLVSLPFGGMALIAPSECQHHDQVATYLALLQQADNPISQIHYFDLNQSMQNGGGPACLRLRVPLSAKELGAVNQHCLFSTHLYHSLCQWVEKHYRDRLTETDLADISLLNECQIALDELTQMLQLGSVYDFQRE from the coding sequence ATGCATTATTATGAAGTTAATTTCGATGGCCTCGTTGGCCCAAGCCACAACTACGCAGGTCTTTCATTTGGTAATGTTGCCTCGCAAAAAAATGCCACCAACATTGCCAATCCCAAACAAGCCGCGTTGCAAGGCTTAGCAAAAATGAAAGCAATGCATGACGAAGGTCTGGTGCAAGGTGTATTTGCACCCCATGCACGTCCCGACCTTCGCACATTACGTCAATTAGGGTTCACAGGAACAGATAGTTATATTTTAAATCAGGTCTCGCGCCAAGCGCCGCACCTACTCAAAGCCTGTTATTCAGCCTCATCAATGTGGACAGCAAATGCAGCTACAGTATCATCCAGTAGTGATTGTGATGATAACAAGGTTCATTTTACCGCGGCCAATTTGGCCAACAAATTTCATCGTGCAATTGAGGCGCCAACGACCGAGCGTTTACTCAAAGCCATGTTCAATAATGAAGACTCTTTTGCTCATCACAGCGCGTTACCAAGTGGGGTGCATTTTTCTGATGAAGGCGCAGCTAACCACATGCGGTTATGTGATACTCATGGCCATCAAGGGCTAAACTTATTTGTTTATGGCACGAGTAGCTTTGATCCCAGCAGCCCAAAGCCGAGCCGCTACCCTGCACGCCAATCATTAGAGGCAAGTCAGGCCATTGCTCGCTTACATCAATTGAGTGAGTCGCAGACGCTATTTATTCAACAAAATCCGAATGTCATTGATGCTGGTGTGTTCCACAATGATGTGATTGCAGTTGCCAATGAAAATGTCATGCTCTTTCATGAACATGCCTTTTTAAATAGTGACGAGGTGATCAGCCAAATTACAAACGCCTTCCAAGGGCAACGACCGCTTCATTTAATTGAAGTCAAAGAGCATCATGTGGGAATAAATGATGCGGTGGGAAGCTATTTATTTAACTCTCAATTAGTCAGTTTACCTTTTGGTGGCATGGCTTTAATTGCACCAAGTGAATGCCAGCATCACGACCAAGTCGCTACGTATTTGGCTTTACTTCAACAAGCAGACAATCCAATTAGCCAAATTCACTATTTTGATTTAAACCAGAGCATGCAAAATGGCGGCGGCCCCGCTTGTTTACGTTTGCGTGTCCCTTTGTCAGCAAAAGAACTTGGCGCCGTCAATCAGCATTGTTTGTTTTCAACTCATCTTTATCATAGTTTATGCCAATGGGTTGAAAAGCATTATCGCGATAGGCTCACAGAAACCGACTTAGCCGACATCAGCTTGTTGAACGAGTGCCAAATTGCGCTTGATGAGCTGACGCAGATGTTACAGCTAGGCTCTGTGTATGATTTTCAACGAGAATAA
- a CDS encoding acetoacetate decarboxylase, whose product MSDPIRPNYVHFPGNVIAKPPCRMLNANMYGFFVKGDLALIQAYIDQTLNTVATSDMRFKALSAYTLLTFTDIENIASKVPPYQQQGWMQETDVIIWLPVAKMVKKLGKEKVDHIYWYPAFICVNNIYALINGRETWGYNKYLCQYVMPNIGEQANYFSLSVDAFEPFSLETKMAEHMLLEVKKVAEGSENPIVEFVDLVKEVFALLKSEHDFFDLDFNALKQLLDGFVHPQMDQILFKQFPDGLGEKAVYQAVMHSPSMIKKVHKAAILTHEYQVTFHQLDTFPLEQMFGLKVGTQDAILPFSVLMDFDQEPAFEVATNPAC is encoded by the coding sequence ATGTCAGACCCAATCCGCCCAAACTATGTGCATTTTCCTGGAAATGTGATTGCTAAACCGCCGTGCCGCATGCTCAATGCCAATATGTACGGCTTTTTTGTTAAAGGTGATTTAGCGCTCATTCAAGCTTATATCGACCAAACATTAAACACAGTTGCAACCAGTGACATGCGCTTTAAAGCCTTGTCGGCGTACACCTTATTGACCTTTACAGATATAGAAAATATTGCTTCAAAAGTGCCGCCATATCAGCAACAAGGTTGGATGCAAGAAACCGATGTGATTATTTGGTTACCGGTTGCCAAAATGGTTAAAAAGTTGGGCAAAGAGAAGGTTGATCATATTTATTGGTATCCGGCTTTTATCTGTGTAAACAATATTTATGCTCTGATCAACGGACGTGAAACATGGGGCTATAACAAATATTTATGCCAATACGTGATGCCAAACATTGGCGAGCAAGCCAATTATTTTTCGCTGTCAGTGGATGCATTTGAGCCGTTTTCATTAGAAACTAAAATGGCCGAACACATGTTGCTTGAAGTAAAAAAGGTGGCTGAGGGCAGTGAAAATCCCATTGTTGAATTTGTCGATTTAGTGAAAGAAGTCTTTGCATTATTAAAATCAGAACACGATTTTTTTGATTTAGATTTTAATGCGCTAAAGCAACTGCTTGATGGTTTTGTGCATCCGCAAATGGATCAAATATTATTTAAACAGTTTCCTGATGGCCTAGGTGAAAAAGCTGTGTATCAAGCGGTGATGCACTCACCCTCAATGATTAAAAAAGTCCATAAAGCTGCGATTTTAACCCATGAATATCAAGTAACATTTCATCAGCTCGATACGTTTCCACTGGAACAAATGTTTGGTTTAAAAGTAGGCACTCAAGATGCGATTTTACCTTTTAGTGTGCTGATGGATTTTGATCAAGAACCCGCTTTTGAAGTTGCAACTAACCCAGCATGTTAA
- a CDS encoding NAD(P)-binding protein: MTKQKIAILGGGVSAMTSAFYLTQQANWQDKYDITVYQQGWRLGGKGASGRNAQLGERIEEHGLHVWFGAYVNSFKTIEAVYDQLARPAGVPLATWQDAFKPHSFVVLQELIEEQWDTWSIDFPQIPGNPANGTLEFHFWEIVQFVYVWLKKFIDDLEYKGKLLKKSSKVAVYEDDHEGLLTHFYEQIKDKVDDIADEFAEFKDDVEESLAQISDHIRVSSLQVGQFLQKRVDDKELNNSKHHSALAFLLRKMKKWLVNEFDDLLEDHDDIRRIYICVDLGLAILTGLLDDKVYKKGFGVLNQYDFRQWLLKSGANDKYSVHSAPVRGFYDLVFAYEDGNFDQPNVEAGVACLAMLRIALCYRGGVMWKMQAGMGDTIFSPMYELLSRQGVKFEFFNQVTELVPGKDLLQQDCIEQINLVQQVTLINPDKEYVPLVDVKGLACWPSAPLLAQIDPSQAALIIEHNINLEAFWSTWPHVYQAAFGQPLPTKTLKRGVDFDEVIFGISVGGLPHVAAKLLDIDVALKQTSDQVKTVATQAFQLWLDVPLQQLGWTDIPDSGEEPILSGFSEPFDTWASMDQLICRETWSPELEPKNVAYFCSALPVDNYPPQSQTDFPDICTDKVKDNAIFKLKNQMFELWPDVASVGEFAWQHLIDPQNRSGEARFDSQYWRANVDPSERYVLSVTGSSAYRLDTDGSIFQNLYLTGDWIKTGVNAGCVEAAVMAGMQTSRAISGYPTHIDGENGFDPD, translated from the coding sequence ATGACAAAACAAAAAATTGCCATTTTAGGCGGTGGTGTCTCTGCGATGACATCTGCTTTTTACTTGACTCAGCAAGCCAACTGGCAAGACAAATATGACATCACAGTCTATCAGCAAGGTTGGCGTTTAGGTGGTAAAGGGGCCAGTGGTCGTAACGCCCAGCTAGGCGAGCGGATTGAAGAGCATGGCTTACATGTTTGGTTTGGTGCTTATGTTAACTCCTTCAAAACTATTGAAGCGGTATATGATCAATTAGCACGCCCTGCTGGAGTGCCACTTGCAACCTGGCAAGATGCTTTTAAACCTCACAGCTTTGTGGTGCTACAAGAATTGATTGAAGAGCAGTGGGATACCTGGTCTATCGATTTTCCACAAATTCCAGGAAATCCTGCAAATGGCACTTTAGAATTTCATTTTTGGGAAATAGTGCAATTTGTTTATGTTTGGCTGAAAAAGTTTATTGATGATTTAGAGTACAAAGGTAAATTGCTGAAAAAAAGCAGCAAAGTGGCGGTGTATGAAGATGATCATGAAGGATTACTCACGCATTTTTATGAGCAAATTAAAGACAAAGTCGATGATATTGCTGATGAGTTTGCCGAATTTAAAGATGATGTTGAAGAATCATTAGCGCAAATAAGCGATCATATTCGGGTATCAAGTTTACAAGTTGGGCAGTTCTTACAAAAACGGGTCGATGATAAAGAGCTTAATAATAGTAAACATCACAGTGCGCTTGCATTTTTATTACGCAAAATGAAGAAATGGCTGGTGAACGAATTCGATGATTTGCTTGAAGATCACGATGATATTCGCCGTATCTATATTTGTGTTGATTTAGGTTTGGCGATTTTAACTGGCCTGCTTGATGACAAAGTGTATAAAAAGGGCTTTGGAGTCCTAAATCAATATGATTTTAGGCAATGGTTATTAAAAAGTGGCGCGAATGATAAATATTCGGTGCATTCGGCGCCAGTACGTGGTTTTTATGATTTAGTATTTGCTTATGAAGATGGAAACTTTGACCAACCAAATGTTGAAGCTGGGGTGGCGTGTTTAGCTATGCTGCGCATTGCATTGTGTTATCGCGGTGGAGTGATGTGGAAAATGCAGGCGGGCATGGGCGATACCATTTTTAGTCCAATGTATGAATTGTTAAGTCGTCAAGGGGTGAAGTTTGAGTTTTTTAATCAAGTTACCGAGTTAGTGCCAGGCAAAGACTTATTGCAACAAGACTGTATCGAACAAATCAATTTAGTGCAGCAAGTTACGTTAATAAACCCCGACAAAGAATATGTCCCGCTGGTGGATGTAAAAGGATTAGCATGCTGGCCAAGTGCACCGTTACTTGCGCAAATTGACCCAAGCCAAGCGGCTTTAATCATTGAGCATAACATTAATTTAGAAGCATTTTGGTCGACGTGGCCACACGTGTATCAAGCGGCGTTTGGCCAACCTTTACCAACAAAAACCTTGAAACGTGGGGTTGATTTTGATGAGGTTATTTTTGGTATTTCAGTGGGTGGTTTACCGCATGTGGCGGCAAAATTACTGGATATTGACGTGGCACTAAAACAAACTTCAGATCAAGTCAAAACGGTTGCCACCCAAGCGTTTCAACTGTGGCTTGATGTGCCATTACAGCAATTGGGTTGGACAGATATCCCCGACTCTGGTGAAGAGCCAATTTTAAGTGGTTTTAGTGAACCTTTTGATACGTGGGCTTCGATGGATCAACTCATTTGCCGCGAAACTTGGTCACCCGAACTTGAACCTAAAAATGTCGCTTATTTTTGTAGTGCGTTGCCTGTGGACAATTATCCGCCTCAATCTCAAACCGACTTTCCCGACATTTGTACTGATAAAGTGAAAGATAACGCAATTTTTAAACTTAAAAATCAGATGTTTGAACTTTGGCCTGATGTCGCAAGTGTAGGGGAGTTTGCATGGCAACATTTAATCGACCCGCAAAATCGCAGCGGTGAAGCCCGCTTTGACAGCCAATATTGGCGGGCAAATGTTGACCCATCAGAGCGCTATGTCTTGTCGGTTACGGGGAGTAGCGCCTATCGATTAGATACAGACGGTAGTATTTTTCAAAATCTGTATTTAACTGGTGATTGGATTAAAACCGGTGTGAATGCAGGATGTGTTGAAGCGGCGGTGATGGCTGGCATGCAAACATCACGTGCAATTAGTGGTTATCCTACTCATATTGATGGAGAAAATGGCTTTGACCCCGATTAA
- a CDS encoding TonB-dependent receptor, translating to MTSYPVFFALSALSLALNTAVNVAQANDGAMQDIEVIEVYAQKRLQRIQDVSVAVTSINGAALSEQRIKDTTELASFSPNVKISQNAAEGTPPAINIRGVGLIDYNTSNTSPVSFYIDDVVAGSANNQIVNLFDMEQVEVLRGPQGTLFGRNSTGGAIILRSTRPDSEFGGYITAGLANNDHQTLEGAINLPLTDDSAARFAFSHQDYDYSTNNLLKSSPEAGMRQDNYRFLLSSDFGKLDVLLKAHLEDWSGIVQPVGSIGLFKNPATKAPCSVSEAGSTSCFDLFGYNSGSNDFYDVKVNNNSPHKTDSKGLSLNLTGQLTDNTSLISVTSWDKLKRQHAFNCDGSPSRLCEGNLGLENQVITQELRLHHQLGEHYLIAGAFWLDESIVQDNYNDIFRDLRGVLSQAVTFIYDNQIDVDSSALFAQYDYRYSPATTFTVGLRYTAESTDYQSITHLNVGTDPNDYVGLTIPFYQVSGSQDDNKWSGKLAVNHQLDSNNSVYYSFSNGFKSGGYNGGFLSSLEQAQLADYGAETLNAHEVGAKLTLLDQDLAINMAAFYYDYQDQQVFMNQASTVPNTPPLQLLENVGSSTIYGSEIELFYTPTAQLYFQLGLGYLPEANFDKFIDPTGRELTDNRLPFTSKWNISGLANYEMPLLSHNLVLQLNFDYQSDYYFDQNENPYAEQTGYTLWNGFIRYESDDWDVSLWGKNLFGQHYSNLKFDLSSFLGMLEDFKGEGRRYGMVFQYHF from the coding sequence ATGACCTCCTATCCGGTTTTTTTTGCTTTATCAGCGCTCTCTCTTGCACTCAATACTGCAGTGAATGTTGCCCAAGCTAATGATGGTGCAATGCAAGATATTGAAGTGATTGAAGTCTATGCACAAAAAAGATTACAGCGAATTCAAGATGTCAGTGTAGCAGTTACATCAATTAATGGTGCTGCACTTAGTGAGCAACGGATTAAAGATACCACTGAGCTTGCTTCGTTTTCCCCCAATGTGAAAATTAGTCAAAACGCTGCAGAAGGCACACCTCCTGCTATTAATATCCGTGGTGTGGGCCTCATCGATTACAATACCTCTAATACGTCACCGGTCAGTTTTTATATAGACGATGTGGTAGCTGGCTCTGCAAATAATCAAATTGTTAATTTATTTGATATGGAGCAAGTTGAAGTATTACGAGGCCCGCAAGGCACCTTATTTGGTCGCAACAGTACGGGTGGCGCAATTATTTTACGTTCAACTCGCCCTGATAGTGAGTTTGGTGGTTATATTACAGCGGGACTTGCAAATAATGATCATCAGACTTTAGAAGGTGCGATTAATTTGCCCTTGACTGATGATAGCGCAGCACGTTTTGCTTTTAGTCACCAAGATTATGATTATTCAACAAATAACTTACTCAAAAGTTCACCAGAAGCCGGCATGCGACAAGATAATTATCGCTTTTTGTTGAGCAGCGATTTTGGCAAGCTTGATGTGCTGCTCAAAGCACATCTTGAGGATTGGAGTGGGATAGTTCAGCCTGTTGGAAGCATTGGTTTGTTCAAAAATCCTGCTACTAAAGCGCCTTGCTCGGTTAGCGAGGCTGGCTCAACCAGCTGTTTTGATTTATTTGGTTATAATTCAGGCAGTAATGATTTTTATGATGTAAAAGTAAATAATAACAGTCCACATAAAACAGATTCTAAAGGTTTAAGCCTTAATTTAACCGGACAACTCACTGACAATACTAGTTTAATTTCTGTCACTAGTTGGGATAAATTAAAAAGACAACATGCTTTTAATTGTGATGGATCACCTAGCCGTTTATGTGAAGGCAATTTAGGGCTTGAAAATCAAGTGATCACTCAAGAGCTTAGACTTCATCACCAGCTAGGTGAGCATTACTTGATCGCTGGCGCATTTTGGCTTGATGAAAGCATAGTGCAAGATAACTACAATGATATTTTTCGTGATCTTCGTGGTGTACTTTCTCAAGCAGTTACTTTTATTTATGACAATCAAATTGATGTAGATTCTAGCGCCTTGTTTGCTCAGTATGATTATCGCTATAGTCCTGCAACTACTTTCACCGTGGGTCTGCGTTATACTGCAGAATCAACAGATTATCAAAGTATTACTCATTTAAATGTAGGCACGGATCCGAATGATTATGTTGGTTTAACCATTCCTTTTTATCAGGTATCTGGGTCGCAAGATGATAATAAATGGTCAGGAAAACTGGCGGTAAATCATCAGCTTGATAGCAATAATTCAGTCTATTATAGTTTTTCAAATGGCTTTAAAAGTGGGGGCTATAACGGCGGTTTTTTATCATCGCTTGAACAAGCTCAGCTGGCTGATTATGGCGCAGAAACCCTCAATGCGCATGAAGTTGGTGCTAAACTGACTTTGCTCGATCAAGATTTAGCTATCAACATGGCGGCGTTTTATTACGACTATCAAGATCAGCAAGTATTTATGAATCAAGCGTCGACGGTGCCAAATACTCCTCCACTACAACTGCTTGAAAATGTTGGCTCATCTACTATTTATGGTTCTGAAATCGAGCTGTTTTACACTCCAACGGCACAACTTTATTTTCAATTAGGGTTAGGGTATTTACCTGAGGCTAATTTTGATAAATTTATCGACCCCACAGGACGGGAGCTTACGGATAATCGATTACCTTTTACTTCTAAATGGAATATCAGTGGCTTAGCTAATTATGAAATGCCATTATTGAGTCATAACTTGGTTTTACAATTAAATTTTGATTACCAATCAGATTATTATTTCGATCAAAACGAAAACCCATATGCAGAGCAGACAGGTTATACGCTATGGAATGGTTTTATCCGTTATGAAAGTGATGATTGGGATGTATCTTTATGGGGTAAAAATTTATTTGGCCAGCATTACAGTAACTTGAAGTTTGATTTAAGTAGTTTTTTGGGCATGCTTGAAGACTTTAAAGGCGAAGGTCGTCGTTATGGTATGGTATTCCAATATCATTTTTAA
- a CDS encoding 7TM diverse intracellular signaling domain-containing protein, which produces MKYEFKGGKILSAVFLLLFFVTSFFSVANAVEPLKTFILTTDTLQDNLLVEGQLFSATDNQFPSDFDTIDEWLATKKPLEEISYFGGQYWFIVKLENKTNQQDMVFYPYNTVMDSIKSHIYSPSFTQKVETGAQFQTEFDYHYGNRVFVAKDKPHYIVTLFTSEYFYTPAKLVLVPEQEFEKKVTNETVILLLCLGFGLALGFYNLLIYIGSRDITNLYYAIFTVTWIFAWVFFFHLPKELFDIHNSSLHWVGFTLTPITNILFYNHFLKLREAAPRQANISLTIGWVAALGIPFVMYSPGFGFIWASLVTGIAMMFGFYVGVCAWLRGFKPAKYFIMAYLAMFLPNMFANMTNLGVLPPIDFNLYLLGLIGTTLDALLLAFAVADKLRLLNNENFELTKNLEEKVFLRTQMLEQMTHELRDANEAKSRFLANMSHEIRTPMTSIIGYADGIILGDIEPRNHAKAVQVIAQNGNHVLGIINDILDMSKIEANKLEVEWIETDLFATIANVESILGKQIRDKGLEFKVLYEFPLPNKIIIDPTRLRQILLNLTNNAMKFTDYGAITLIVSFKDEKLIIRVRDSGIGMTKEQTQKLFEAFSQADTSTTRKYGGTGLGLNISKNLAHKLGGDISVKSEIGKGSEFIVTLTCRLAHNNRMIKDMLDLIKLPDTGYQVEQAPQKLTGTVLLAEDHPDNRALVKRILERMGLQVTAVANGQDAVQATLDDEFDLILLDIQMPVMDGIQAISIILATGCTTPIIALTANAMDHEVQRYLKLGFSDHLAKPIDRTIFVKKISHYLQVELDDDIELSPAELAKLKANFVKSLQESISSIELQMRSKSWQDLALNAHAIRGAAGMFGFEHISELASLLESTIKEKGEADIVLATDALLLEIKNCFSEHASHDI; this is translated from the coding sequence GTGAAGTACGAGTTTAAGGGCGGGAAAATATTATCGGCAGTATTTTTATTGCTGTTTTTTGTCACGAGTTTTTTTTCAGTGGCAAATGCAGTTGAGCCTTTAAAAACCTTTATTTTGACCACCGATACTTTGCAAGATAATTTATTAGTTGAAGGGCAGTTATTTAGCGCCACCGATAATCAATTCCCGAGCGATTTTGATACAATAGACGAATGGCTTGCCACTAAAAAGCCGTTGGAGGAAATCAGTTATTTTGGTGGGCAATACTGGTTCATTGTTAAATTAGAAAACAAAACCAATCAACAGGATATGGTGTTTTATCCTTATAATACTGTGATGGACAGTATTAAATCTCATATTTACTCTCCCAGTTTTACCCAAAAAGTTGAAACCGGTGCTCAGTTTCAAACAGAATTTGATTATCATTACGGTAACCGTGTTTTTGTTGCAAAAGATAAGCCTCATTATATTGTCACCTTATTCACCAGTGAATATTTTTACACTCCTGCAAAACTTGTATTAGTGCCAGAGCAAGAGTTTGAGAAAAAAGTAACTAATGAAACCGTTATATTATTGCTTTGTTTAGGTTTTGGTTTAGCTTTAGGCTTTTATAATCTACTGATTTATATTGGATCGCGAGATATCACCAACCTCTATTATGCTATTTTTACGGTGACATGGATTTTTGCTTGGGTATTCTTTTTTCACTTACCCAAAGAGTTGTTTGATATCCATAATTCAAGCTTGCATTGGGTTGGATTTACCTTAACGCCTATCACTAATATTTTGTTTTATAATCATTTTTTAAAGTTAAGAGAGGCTGCACCACGCCAAGCTAATATTTCATTAACCATAGGTTGGGTTGCGGCGCTCGGTATTCCATTTGTAATGTATTCGCCAGGTTTTGGTTTTATCTGGGCTTCATTAGTGACAGGCATTGCCATGATGTTTGGTTTTTATGTTGGTGTCTGTGCCTGGCTAAGAGGATTTAAGCCTGCTAAATATTTTATTATGGCCTATTTGGCGATGTTTTTACCGAACATGTTTGCCAATATGACTAACCTTGGCGTATTGCCGCCGATTGATTTTAACTTGTACTTATTAGGATTGATTGGCACTACATTAGATGCGCTGTTATTGGCATTTGCTGTCGCAGATAAACTGCGGTTATTGAATAATGAAAATTTCGAACTGACAAAAAATTTAGAAGAAAAAGTCTTTTTGCGCACTCAAATGCTTGAACAAATGACCCATGAGCTACGTGATGCAAATGAAGCAAAAAGCCGCTTTTTAGCGAATATGAGTCATGAAATTCGCACACCTATGACCTCAATTATCGGTTATGCCGACGGCATTATTTTAGGGGATATTGAACCTCGAAATCATGCTAAAGCTGTGCAAGTTATCGCGCAAAATGGCAATCATGTTCTTGGCATCATTAATGACATTTTAGATATGTCGAAAATTGAGGCGAACAAGTTGGAAGTGGAGTGGATTGAAACCGATTTGTTTGCCACCATTGCCAATGTTGAGTCTATTTTAGGTAAGCAAATTCGTGATAAAGGACTTGAATTTAAAGTGCTGTATGAGTTTCCTCTACCAAATAAAATTATTATTGACCCAACTCGCTTACGGCAAATTTTGCTGAATCTGACTAATAACGCAATGAAATTTACAGACTATGGCGCAATCACTTTAATCGTGTCTTTTAAAGACGAAAAGTTGATTATTCGAGTCAGAGACAGCGGTATTGGTATGACTAAAGAACAAACTCAAAAGCTGTTTGAGGCTTTTTCGCAAGCGGATACCTCCACTACGCGCAAATATGGTGGTACAGGTTTAGGGTTGAATATTTCTAAAAACTTGGCTCATAAGTTAGGTGGTGATATCTCGGTTAAAAGTGAGATAGGTAAAGGCTCGGAGTTTATTGTGACGTTGACATGTCGCTTGGCCCATAACAATCGCATGATCAAAGATATGCTTGATTTGATTAAATTGCCTGATACGGGTTATCAAGTAGAGCAGGCGCCACAAAAACTGACAGGGACAGTATTGCTGGCAGAAGATCACCCCGATAATCGAGCATTGGTAAAACGTATTTTAGAGCGAATGGGTCTGCAGGTTACGGCAGTGGCAAACGGGCAAGATGCGGTACAAGCAACGCTAGATGACGAATTTGACCTTATTTTGTTAGATATTCAAATGCCAGTGATGGACGGGATTCAGGCCATCAGTATTATTTTAGCAACTGGTTGTACTACACCAATTATTGCCCTTACTGCTAATGCGATGGATCATGAAGTGCAGCGCTATTTAAAACTTGGTTTTAGTGATCATTTAGCTAAACCGATTGATAGAACGATTTTTGTCAAAAAAATCTCTCATTATTTGCAAGTCGAATTAGATGACGACATTGAGTTATCTCCCGCGGAACTTGCTAAGTTAAAAGCTAATTTTGTCAAAAGCCTGCAAGAAAGCATTAGTTCGATAGAGTTACAAATGCGCTCTAAAAGTTGGCAAGATTTGGCGCTAAACGCTCATGCTATTCGAGGGGCTGCTGGCATGTTCGGCTTTGAACACATCAGTGAACTAGCCAGTCTGCTTGAAAGTACGATAAAAGAAAAGGGTGAGGCTGACATTGTATTGGCAACCGATGCCTTATTACTTGAAATCAAAAACTGCTTTTCAGAACACGCTTCACACGATATCTAA
- the yjjX gene encoding inosine/xanthosine triphosphatase: MFPTIQVRVGSTNPVKVNAVKTAFSAAFVDHIIECIATDAPSDVAAQPMTEQETLQGAINRVAFCQQFAADYYVAIEGGVDHFSYGAATFAYVVIANANEQHVGRGANLPLPTAIYQSLLEGKELGPLMDELFNTHNIKQKGGAIGLLTNGLANREGNYHHALLLALAPFLHPALFAKQ; encoded by the coding sequence ATGTTTCCCACAATTCAAGTTAGAGTCGGGTCTACCAATCCGGTCAAAGTTAACGCAGTTAAAACAGCGTTTTCGGCGGCATTTGTTGATCATATTATCGAGTGTATTGCGACTGATGCGCCTTCAGATGTTGCTGCTCAACCAATGACAGAGCAAGAAACCTTGCAAGGCGCCATTAATCGTGTGGCATTTTGTCAGCAATTTGCGGCCGATTATTATGTTGCTATTGAAGGCGGAGTGGATCATTTTAGTTACGGTGCTGCCACCTTTGCATATGTTGTGATTGCTAACGCAAACGAACAACATGTTGGCAGAGGCGCAAATTTGCCACTGCCTACCGCGATTTATCAATCCTTGCTTGAAGGGAAAGAGCTCGGACCCCTGATGGATGAGTTATTTAATACACACAATATTAAGCAAAAAGGTGGGGCGATTGGGTTATTAACCAATGGGCTTGCGAACCGAGAAGGTAATTATCACCATGCATTATTGCTTGCATTGGCGCCATTTTTGCATCCAGCTTTGTTTGCAAAGCAGTAA
- the yjjG gene encoding pyrimidine 5'-nucleotidase — translation MNYKWILFDADETLFHFDAYAGLQAMFSEFGVAFSQEDFTQYQATNQPLWHAFQLGQINAEQLQHRRFAQWGSKLDIAPATLNSRFLQSMANITQLIEGVAPLLSALKGQAQLGIITNGFEALQSVRLAKLGLTDTFKIVVSSEQAGVAKPDIGIFNYTLNLMGDVAKEEVLMVGDNFVPDVIGGQKAGFDTCWYNPKQLAIPQEPAPTFNISNMAQLIEILNLKS, via the coding sequence TTGAACTATAAGTGGATTTTATTTGACGCCGATGAAACCCTGTTTCATTTCGATGCATACGCGGGCTTACAGGCCATGTTTAGCGAGTTTGGCGTTGCGTTCAGCCAAGAAGATTTTACCCAATATCAAGCAACAAACCAGCCTTTATGGCACGCCTTTCAACTTGGGCAAATCAATGCAGAGCAATTACAACATCGTCGGTTTGCGCAATGGGGAAGTAAACTCGATATTGCACCAGCCACATTAAACAGTCGTTTTCTGCAATCGATGGCCAATATCACCCAGCTTATTGAAGGGGTTGCACCGTTATTAAGTGCGCTAAAAGGTCAGGCTCAGTTAGGTATTATTACCAATGGTTTTGAAGCACTGCAAAGTGTGCGCTTGGCAAAACTTGGCTTAACCGACACGTTTAAGATTGTCGTCTCTTCTGAGCAAGCGGGTGTTGCTAAACCTGATATTGGTATTTTTAATTACACCCTTAATTTGATGGGCGATGTCGCTAAAGAAGAAGTACTGATGGTGGGTGACAACTTTGTACCTGACGTCATTGGCGGTCAAAAAGCAGGATTTGATACCTGTTGGTATAACCCAAAACAATTGGCCATACCTCAAGAGCCTGCGCCTACGTTTAATATCAGCAATATGGCGCAATTAATTGAAATCTTAAATCTTAAATCTTAA